A single Mixta calida DNA region contains:
- the recB gene encoding exodeoxyribonuclease V subunit beta, translated as MSENNPQRLDPLTLPLQGERLIEASAGTGKTFTIGILYLRLLLGLGQRHAFHRPLSVEEILVVTFTEAATAELRGRIRQNIHELRLACVRGSSGNPVLTALLQEIPDPADAAALLLAAERQMDEAAIFTIHGFCQRMLNLNAFESGMLFEQQLIEDESALRRQAAADFWRRHCYPLPLTIARVIAQEWTGPEQLLSTLTPWLHGESPALKYAPDGEETLAQRHEKIIARIDALKAQWRAAAPELRELIEKSGVDKRSYSSKHLPNWLDSIAVWVAEETQGYTVPKDLARFRQSVLLEKTKKGEPPRHALFDAVDAFLAEPLSLRDLVIARALEEIRLATRREKRLRALLGFDDLLSRLDEALHQPGGEMLAEAIRARYPVALIDEFQDTDPQQYRIFRRLYVGQPENALLLIGDPKQAIYAFRGADIFTYMRARGEVSAHYTLDTNWRSSPAMVASVNQLFSRLDNPFLFNQIPFIKVNAAPPNETRAFHLDGAAQPALRFWLQPGEGVGVSEYQQWMANQCAAEILHWLQAGLRGEARVGKEGDMRPVSAADITVLVRSRNEAAVIREALNALNIPSVYLSNRDSVFTTPEARELLWLLQAVLAPELERTLRSALATSILGLDAATIDAMSQDEDRWDALVDEFAAYRQRWQQRGVLPMLRELMKQRHIAENLLASESGERRLTDLLHLGELLQEAAAQLDSEHALVRWLAQQVAQPNHQAASQQLRLESDRHLVQIVTIHKSKGLEYPLVWLPFAANYREAAQGLYHDRETFQALLDLSDDEESLALAEQERLAEDLRLLYVALTRSVYHCSIGIAPLIKGNRKKEGNSDLHKSAVGYLIQRGEAMNASGLQEALHGLCNEAVDVATPEGTAEGRWQPEGERMPELASPAISRPLQDNWRVTSYTGLQQHGPSVALDLTPRFDIDAAGETAEVATPALTPHTFPRGASPGTFLHGLFETLDFSQPPDEAWLAEQLQLAGFGDQWLPMLVDWLSRVLQTPLHQNGVSLAQLMPGQYLVELEFYLPMHQLLTAPALDAVMRRHDPLSARAPELNFQQVQGMLKGFIDLVFCWQGKYYLLDYKSNWLGEESSAYTPQAMAEAMIGHRYDLQYQLYTLALHRYLRHRVADYDYERHFGGVFYLFLRGMDGSASENGVFHHRPSIDFVRALDSLFTGDQVESK; from the coding sequence ATGAGTGAAAACAATCCGCAGCGGCTCGATCCGCTAACGTTGCCGCTCCAGGGGGAGCGGCTTATCGAGGCGTCCGCGGGAACCGGCAAAACCTTTACTATCGGCATACTCTATCTGAGGCTGTTGCTCGGCCTTGGGCAGCGTCATGCCTTTCATCGACCGCTTTCGGTAGAAGAGATTCTGGTCGTCACCTTTACCGAAGCGGCGACCGCCGAGCTGCGCGGGCGCATACGACAGAATATTCATGAGCTGCGGCTGGCCTGCGTGCGCGGCAGCAGCGGCAATCCGGTGTTGACGGCGCTGTTGCAAGAGATCCCGGACCCCGCCGACGCTGCGGCGCTGCTGCTGGCGGCTGAACGTCAGATGGATGAGGCGGCGATCTTCACCATTCACGGTTTCTGTCAGCGCATGCTCAATCTCAACGCCTTTGAATCCGGCATGCTGTTTGAACAGCAGCTGATTGAGGATGAGTCGGCGCTGCGCCGTCAGGCCGCCGCCGATTTCTGGCGTCGCCACTGCTATCCGCTGCCGCTGACCATTGCGAGAGTTATCGCGCAGGAGTGGACCGGGCCGGAACAGCTGCTCTCAACGCTGACGCCCTGGCTGCATGGCGAGTCCCCGGCGCTGAAGTATGCGCCCGACGGCGAAGAGACGCTGGCGCAGCGCCATGAGAAAATCATCGCGCGCATTGACGCGCTAAAGGCGCAGTGGCGCGCCGCCGCGCCTGAACTGCGCGAACTGATTGAAAAATCGGGCGTGGATAAGCGCAGCTACAGCAGTAAGCACTTACCTAACTGGCTGGACAGTATTGCGGTCTGGGTAGCGGAAGAAACGCAGGGCTATACGGTGCCGAAGGACCTGGCGCGCTTTCGTCAGAGCGTGCTGCTGGAGAAAACCAAAAAGGGCGAACCGCCGCGTCATGCGCTGTTCGACGCCGTCGACGCTTTCCTGGCCGAACCGCTGTCGCTGCGCGATTTGGTGATCGCCCGCGCGCTGGAAGAGATTCGCCTGGCGACGCGCCGTGAGAAAAGGCTGCGCGCGCTGCTGGGCTTTGACGATCTGCTCAGCCGTCTCGACGAGGCGCTGCATCAGCCTGGCGGCGAGATGCTCGCCGAAGCGATCCGCGCACGCTATCCGGTGGCGCTGATCGATGAATTCCAGGACACCGATCCGCAGCAGTACCGCATTTTCCGCCGTCTCTACGTAGGGCAGCCGGAGAACGCGCTGCTGCTGATTGGCGATCCCAAGCAGGCGATTTACGCCTTTCGCGGCGCGGATATTTTCACCTATATGCGCGCGCGTGGTGAAGTCAGCGCTCACTATACGCTGGACACTAACTGGCGTTCGTCGCCAGCGATGGTCGCCAGCGTTAACCAGCTCTTTTCCCGGCTGGATAACCCGTTTCTCTTTAACCAAATTCCCTTTATCAAGGTGAACGCTGCGCCGCCCAACGAAACGCGCGCTTTTCATCTTGATGGCGCTGCGCAGCCGGCGCTGCGTTTCTGGCTACAGCCTGGCGAAGGCGTTGGGGTAAGTGAGTACCAGCAATGGATGGCGAACCAGTGCGCCGCGGAGATCCTGCACTGGCTACAGGCCGGACTGCGTGGAGAGGCGCGGGTGGGCAAAGAGGGCGATATGCGCCCGGTGAGCGCCGCCGATATCACCGTGCTGGTGCGCAGCCGCAACGAGGCGGCAGTAATACGCGAGGCGCTCAACGCGCTTAATATCCCTTCGGTTTATCTCTCCAACCGCGACAGCGTATTTACTACGCCGGAGGCGCGCGAACTGCTCTGGCTGTTGCAGGCGGTGCTGGCGCCGGAACTGGAGCGCACGCTGCGCAGCGCGCTGGCGACCAGTATTCTTGGTCTGGACGCCGCCACCATCGACGCCATGAGCCAGGATGAAGATCGCTGGGACGCGCTGGTAGATGAATTCGCCGCCTATCGTCAGCGCTGGCAGCAGCGCGGCGTGCTGCCGATGCTGCGCGAACTGATGAAGCAACGCCATATCGCTGAAAACCTGCTGGCGTCGGAGAGCGGCGAGCGGCGGCTGACCGATCTGTTGCATCTTGGCGAACTGTTGCAGGAGGCGGCCGCCCAGCTCGACAGCGAACATGCACTGGTGCGCTGGCTGGCGCAGCAGGTCGCCCAGCCCAATCATCAGGCCGCCAGCCAGCAGCTGCGTCTGGAGAGCGATCGCCATCTGGTGCAGATCGTTACGATTCATAAATCGAAAGGGCTGGAGTATCCACTGGTGTGGCTGCCGTTTGCGGCGAACTACCGCGAGGCGGCGCAGGGGCTTTATCACGACAGGGAAACCTTTCAGGCGCTGCTGGATCTCAGCGACGATGAGGAGAGCCTGGCGCTGGCGGAGCAGGAGCGTCTGGCGGAAGACCTGCGTCTGCTTTACGTCGCCCTGACTCGTTCCGTTTATCATTGCAGCATCGGCATCGCGCCGCTGATCAAGGGCAACCGCAAGAAAGAGGGCAACAGCGACCTGCATAAAAGCGCGGTCGGCTATCTGATCCAGCGCGGCGAGGCGATGAACGCCAGCGGTTTGCAGGAGGCGCTGCACGGTTTATGCAACGAGGCGGTGGACGTGGCGACGCCGGAGGGAACAGCGGAAGGACGCTGGCAGCCGGAAGGCGAACGGATGCCGGAACTGGCAAGCCCGGCGATCTCCCGTCCCTTACAGGATAACTGGCGCGTCACCAGCTACACCGGCCTGCAACAGCACGGCCCGTCGGTGGCGCTCGATCTGACGCCGCGCTTTGATATCGACGCCGCTGGCGAGACGGCTGAGGTCGCTACGCCCGCGCTGACGCCGCATACCTTTCCGCGCGGCGCCTCGCCGGGCACCTTCCTGCACGGCCTGTTTGAAACGCTCGATTTCAGCCAGCCGCCGGATGAGGCGTGGCTGGCGGAACAATTGCAGCTGGCGGGCTTCGGCGATCAGTGGCTGCCGATGCTCGTTGACTGGCTCAGCCGCGTGCTGCAAACGCCGCTGCATCAGAACGGCGTAAGCCTGGCGCAGCTGATGCCGGGGCAATACCTTGTGGAGCTGGAATTTTATCTGCCGATGCACCAGTTGCTGACCGCACCGGCGCTCGATGCGGTGATGCGCCGACACGATCCGCTGTCGGCGCGCGCGCCGGAGCTGAATTTCCAGCAGGTGCAGGGGATGCTCAAAGGCTTTATCGACCTCGTTTTCTGCTGGCAGGGCAAATATTATCTGCTGGATTATAAGTCGAACTGGCTGGGCGAAGAGAGCAGCGCCTATACGCCGCAGGCGATGGCGGAGGCGATGATCGGTCACCGCTACGATTTGCAGTATCAGCTTTATACGCTGGCGCTGCATCGCTATTTGCGGCATCGTGTAGCGGACTACGATTACGAGCGTCACTTCGGCGGCGTGTTCTATCTGTTTTTACGTGGGATGGACGGCAGCGCCAGCGAAAACGGCGTGTTTCATCACCGTCCCTCCATCGATTTTGTCAGGGCGCTGGATAGCCTGTTTACCGGAGACCAGGTGGAATCGAAATGA